One window of the Solanum stenotomum isolate F172 chromosome 11, ASM1918654v1, whole genome shotgun sequence genome contains the following:
- the LOC125844880 gene encoding probable long-chain-alcohol O-fatty-acyltransferase 5: MEGEIHNFIVVWTIVLISLCYSHTIVKFFPNGKSRFVAIIPIVCLFFILPLYLTSINLGGTTSFFIAWLANFKILLFAFGKGPLSSIPPLPLSTFIPLACLPIKYQKYSPSDNVETTNSTLNLVTKITLLAILIRVYNYKDNLHPKLLLFCYCLHIYFFLEILLTMVSTMVRVASRVELEPPFDEPYKTSSFQDFWGKRWNLMVTNILRPTVYDPVRSLMLDRIPRKWAPLPAVLATFFVSGIMHELIFYYISREKPSWEVTCFFIIHGVALSIEIMVKKLLNDKFLVSRFVSGPLALGFIILTSFWLFFPPLLRGKPDVKGCNESIAFLEFVRYGKLVSPYNITCPFM; encoded by the coding sequence atggAAGGGGAGATCCACAATTTCATAGTGGTATGGACTATTGTTTTAATAAGTTTATGTTATTCTCACACAATTGTCAAATTCTTTCCAAATGGCAAATCAAGATTTGTGGCCATAATTCCAATTGTTTGTCTATTTTTCAttcttcctctttatcttaccTCTATCAATCTTGGTGGCACTACTTCTTTCTTCATTGCATGGCTAGCCAATTTTAAGATTCTTCTTTTTGCCTTTGGTAAAGGACCCTTGTCATCAATCCCACCTCTACCACTTTCAACATTCATTCCCTTAGCTTGTTTGcctataaaatatcaaaaatattcaCCTAGTGATAATGTTGAGACCACAAATTCAACTCTCAATCTTGTTACCAAGATTACACTTCTAGCCATTTTGATTAGGGTGTATAATTATAAAGACAATTTACATCCAAAACTCCTCCTCTTTTGTTATTGCCTCCACATTTACTTTTTCCTAGAAATCTTATTAACCATGGTTAGTACTATGGTTCGAGTTGCAAGCCGAGTTGAACTCGAACCACCTTTTGATGAGCCTTACAAGACTAGCTCATTTCAGGATTTCTGGGGCAAGAGATGGAACCTCATGGTAACCAATATACTTCGTCCAACTGTTTACGACCCTGTTCGGTCGTTGATGTTGGACCGAATCCCGAGGAAGTGGGCCCCACTTCCCGCGGTGCTCGCGACGTTTTTCGTCTCCGGGATAATGCATGAGCTGATTTTTTACTACATTTCAAGAGAGAAGCCTAGTTGGGAAGTCacatgtttttttattattcatgGTGTAGCTTTAAGTATTGAAATTATGGTCAAGAAATTGTTAAATGACAAATTTTTGGTCTCTAGGTTTGTTTCAGGTCCATTAGCATTAGGATTTATAATTTTGACAAGTTTTTGGTTGTTTTTTCCACCATTATTGAGGGGTAAGCCAGATGTTAAAGGATGTAATGAATCTATTGCTTTTTTAGAATTTGTTAGGTATGGTAAACTAGTTAGTCCTTACAATATCACTTGTCCATTCATGTAA
- the LOC125844879 gene encoding acyl-CoA--sterol O-acyltransferase 1-like — protein sequence MEGEIHNFIVIGTIVLTSLCYSHTIVKFFPNGKSRFVAIIPIVCLFFILPLYLTSINLGAITSFFIAWLATFKLILFAFGKGPLSSTPPLSLLAFISLACLPIKFQTPSTNTTQRGTKSTLNVVINIALLSILIWVYTFKAHLHPNIIIILYCLHIYFSLEIILTVVSTMVRVVSQVELEPPFDEPYKTSSLQDFWGKRWNLMVTKLLHMTVYVPVRSMMTDMISRKWAPLPAVIATFFVSGLMHELIFYNIGRLKPSGEVTCFFIIHGVAVTLEIVIKKLLNGKVLVPKIISGPLALGFIILTSKWLFFPPFLRGKAEIKACTEFIAFLEFAKYGNLVSPTNITCPLVL from the coding sequence ATGGAAGGGGAAATCCACAACTTCATAGTGATAGGGACTATTGTCTTAACAAGTTTATGTTATTCTCACACAATTGTCAAATTCTTTCCCAATGGCAAATCAAGATTTGTGGCTATAATTCCAATTGTTTGTCTATTTTTCAttcttcctctttatcttactTCTATCAATCTTGGTGCAATTACTTCTTTTTTCATTGCATGGCTAGCCACTTTCAAGCTCATTCTTTTTGCTTTTGGTAAAGGCCCTTTGTCATCAACCCCACCTCTTTCACTTTTAGCATTCATTTCATTGGCCTGTTTGCCTATAAAGTTTCAAACACCATCAACTAATACCACTCAAAGGGGTACAAAATCAACTTTAAATGTTGTTATCAACATTGCACTTCTATCCATTTTGATATGGGTGTATACCTTTAAAGCCCATTTACATCCaaatattattatcattttatattgtTTACACATTTATTTCTCCCTAGAAATAATCTTGACCGTGGTTAGCACCATGGTCCGAGTCGTAAGTCAAGTCGAGCTCGAGCCACCCTTTGACGAGCCTTACAAAACTAGCTCCCTTCAAGATTTCTGGGGTAAAAGGTGGAACCTCATGGTAACTAAACTACTCCATATGACCGTTTACGTTCCTGTCCGGTCGATGATGACGGACATGATCTCGAGGAAGTGGGCCCCACTTCCTGCTGTGATCGCGACGTTCTTCGTTTCCGGGCTAATGCATGAGCTGATTTTCTATAACATTGGAAGACTAAAGCCTAGTGGAGAAGTCACATGCTTCTTTATCATTCATGGGGTGGCTGTGACACTAGAAATTGTGATCAAGAAATTGTTGAATGGCAAAGTTTTGGTTCCTAAAATTATCTCAGGACCATTAGCATTAGGATTTATAATTTTGACAAGCAAATGGTTGTTTTTTCCACCTTTTTTGAGGGGTAAAGCAGAAATCAAAGCATGTACTGAATTTATTGCTTTCTTAGAATTTGCTAAGTATGGTAACCTAGTTAGTCCTACCAATATTACATGTCCACTAGTACTATAG